A stretch of Aureispira sp. CCB-E DNA encodes these proteins:
- a CDS encoding M15 family metallopeptidase, with amino-acid sequence MKRRIIIAVLGFAGLLGTACNSTESKPNAITKTAREIPATDSLIPEIPDSVIQFDADVSPEKRQEIMEKISKKYLMGKFDPAKDKRFSKIPTPYAKKEMYMRTEALESFKKMHAAAKEDGISLLIISATRPFDVQKSIWEAKWTGRRKVDGKMLPKEVNDPKGRAIKILRWSSMPSTSRHHWGTDIDINNLEPDYFSSGQGLKEYEWLVAHASEYGFCQVYSEMGENRPYGYQEEKWHWSYLPISKDLTDAYAQKITDQDIDGFLGAESAPMIEVVKKYVLGINPACL; translated from the coding sequence ATGAAACGAAGAATAATAATTGCTGTATTGGGCTTTGCTGGACTTTTGGGGACAGCTTGTAATTCTACGGAATCAAAACCCAATGCTATAACAAAAACAGCTAGAGAAATTCCTGCAACAGATTCTCTGATTCCTGAAATTCCAGATAGTGTCATCCAATTTGATGCGGATGTTTCACCAGAGAAACGCCAAGAGATTATGGAGAAAATTAGCAAAAAATACTTGATGGGTAAATTTGATCCTGCCAAGGATAAGCGTTTTAGCAAAATTCCGACACCTTATGCAAAAAAAGAAATGTATATGCGTACAGAAGCTCTAGAAAGCTTTAAAAAAATGCATGCTGCGGCTAAAGAAGATGGAATTAGTTTGTTGATTATATCAGCAACTAGACCTTTTGATGTGCAGAAGTCAATATGGGAAGCCAAATGGACAGGTAGACGCAAAGTGGATGGTAAAATGTTGCCTAAAGAAGTAAACGATCCTAAAGGACGAGCCATTAAAATACTGCGTTGGAGTTCAATGCCTAGCACGTCTCGTCATCATTGGGGGACAGATATTGATATTAATAATTTAGAGCCTGATTATTTTAGCAGCGGGCAAGGTTTGAAAGAGTACGAGTGGCTTGTTGCCCATGCATCAGAATATGGCTTTTGTCAAGTATATTCGGAAATGGGGGAAAATAGACCTTATGGTTATCAAGAAGAGAAATGGCATTGGTCTTATTTGCCAATTTCTAAGGATTTGACAGATGCTTATGCTCAAAAAATAACGGATCAAGATATTGATGGCTTTTTGGGCGCAGAGTCTGCTCCAATGATAGAGGTCGTGAAAAAATATGTCTTAGGTATCAATCCTGCTTGTTTGTAA